In Dromaius novaehollandiae isolate bDroNov1 chromosome 14, bDroNov1.hap1, whole genome shotgun sequence, a genomic segment contains:
- the TTYH3 gene encoding protein tweety homolog 3 isoform X1 — MAGVSYSPPWWVSLLHRLPHLSLRWELTAADFRPHDAEYQQALLLLGGIALSCLALDLLFLLFYSFWLCCRHRKSEEHLNADCCCTAWCVIIATLVCSAGIAVGFYGNGETSDGIHRLTYSLRHANRTVAGVQDRVLDTALALNQTVEPNLLILEEMFTKQTDYLHIVQKLQGLLDDLVRQTTEIPFWKNEELSLEELAIQIDLYDWYRWLGYLGLLLFHVLICLLVLFGLIRNSRAILMGVCLLGVFALIVSWGSLGLELAVAVGSSDFCINPDAYVSKVIEDNGVLSTDTLRYYITCSAGYPNPFQQKLSGSHKALVEMQDDVMELMRSASREHPTSKEYLTRIQEVLNSTEINLQQLTALVDCRSLHLDYVQALTGFCYDGVEGLIYLVLFSFVTALMFSSIVCSVPHTWQQKRSSDDDGEEESTAQGNRQTHDNLYRVHMPSLYSCGSSYGSETSIPAAAHTVSNAPVTEYMSQNANFQNPRCENTPLIGRESPPPSLYLAAMDSSSHMSWQLKPSDSARTYW, encoded by the exons GCCCTGTTGCTGTTGGGCGGCATTGCTCTTTCCTGCCTCGCTCTggacctcctcttcctcttgtTCTACTCGTTTTGGCTGTGCTGCCGCCATCGGAAGAGCGAAGAGCATTTAAACGCTGACTGCTGCTGTACAGCCTGGTGCGTGATCATCGCCACCCTCGTGTGCAG TGCTGGAATTGCTGTTGGCTTCTATGGGAATGGAGAGACCAGTGATGGCATTCACCGGCTGACGTACTCGCTACGCCATGCAAACCGCACTGTGGCAGGTGTCCAAGACCGG GTACTAGATACCGCATTGGCCCTGAACCAAACAGTGGAACCAAACTTGCTGATCCTGGAGGAGATGTTCACAAAGCAGACAGACTACCTGCATATTGTCCAGAAACTGCAAGGTCTCTTGGATGATCTGGTCAGGCAAACAACTGAGATCCCTTTTTGGAAGAATGAAGAGCTGTCTCTGGAGGAGCTGGCAATTCAGATCGACCTCTATGACTGGTACAG GTGGCTGGGATACCTGGGCCTGCTCCTGTTCCATGTTCTGATATGTTTGCTGGTGCTCTTTGGGCTTATAAGAAACTCCAGGGCCATTCTTATGGG GGTGTGCTTGCTTGGGGTGTTTGCCCTGATTGTCAGCTGGGGATCCTTGGGTTTGGAGTTGGCTGTTGCTGTG GGCTCCAGTGACTTCTGTATTAACCCTGATGCCTATGTCTCCAAAGTGATTGAAGACAATGGAGTGCTTAGTACTG ATACTCTCCGCTATTACATTACCTGCAGCGCTGGATACCCCAACCCTTTCCAACAG AAGCTGTCGGGAAGTCACAAGGCTCTGGTGGAAATGCAAGATGATGTTATGGAACTCATGAGGTCAGCAAGCAGAGAGCACCCCACCTCCAAG GAGTATCTTACTCGGATCCAGGAGGTTTTAAATTCAACAGAGATCAACTTGCAGCAACTGACAGCTCTAGTAGACTGTCGGAGTCTGCATTTG GATTACGTCCAGGCTCTGACAGGCTTTTGCTATGATGGAGTGGAAGGCCTCATCTACCTGGTTCTCTTCTCCTTTGTCACAGCCCTCATGTTCAGTTCCATTGTGTGCAGCGTTCCACACACTTGGCAGCAAAAGAG aaGCTCAGATGATGATGGGGAAGAAGAATCAACCGCTCAAGGGAATAGACAAACACACGATAATCTTTACAGAGTGCACATGCCCAGCCTCTATAGCTGTGGGAGTAGTTATGGCAGTGAGACCAGCAttccagcagcagcacacacagtCAGCAATGCTCCCGTCACAGAGTACAT GAGCCAGAATGCAAATTTCCAGAACCCCCGCTGCGAGAATACCCCGCTCATTGGCCGTGAGTCCCCACCTCCCTCA TTGTATTTGGCTGCCATGGACAGTAGCAGCCATATGAGCTGGCAGCTTAAGCCCTCGGACAGTGCACGGACATACTGGTAA
- the TTYH3 gene encoding protein tweety homolog 3 isoform X3 translates to MAGVSYSPPWWVSLLHRLPHLSLRWELTAADFRPHDAEYQQALLLLGGIALSCLALDLLFLLFYSFWLCCRHRKSEEHLNADCCCTAWCVIIATLVCSAGIAVGFYGNGETSDGIHRLTYSLRHANRTVAGVQDRVLDTALALNQTVEPNLLILEEMFTKQTDYLHIVQKLQGLLDDLVRQTTEIPFWKNEELSLEELAIQIDLYDWYRWLGYLGLLLFHVLICLLVLFGLIRNSRAILMGVCLLGVFALIVSWGSLGLELAVAVGSSDFCINPDAYVSKVIEDNGVLSTDTLRYYITCSAGYPNPFQQKLSGSHKALVEMQDDVMELMRSASREHPTSKEYLTRIQEVLNSTEINLQQLTALVDCRSLHLDYVQALTGFCYDGVEGLIYLVLFSFVTALMFSSIVCSVPHTWQQKRSSDDDGEEESTAQGNRQTHDNLYRVHMPSLYSCGSSYGSETSIPAAAHTVSNAPVTEYITPPA, encoded by the exons GCCCTGTTGCTGTTGGGCGGCATTGCTCTTTCCTGCCTCGCTCTggacctcctcttcctcttgtTCTACTCGTTTTGGCTGTGCTGCCGCCATCGGAAGAGCGAAGAGCATTTAAACGCTGACTGCTGCTGTACAGCCTGGTGCGTGATCATCGCCACCCTCGTGTGCAG TGCTGGAATTGCTGTTGGCTTCTATGGGAATGGAGAGACCAGTGATGGCATTCACCGGCTGACGTACTCGCTACGCCATGCAAACCGCACTGTGGCAGGTGTCCAAGACCGG GTACTAGATACCGCATTGGCCCTGAACCAAACAGTGGAACCAAACTTGCTGATCCTGGAGGAGATGTTCACAAAGCAGACAGACTACCTGCATATTGTCCAGAAACTGCAAGGTCTCTTGGATGATCTGGTCAGGCAAACAACTGAGATCCCTTTTTGGAAGAATGAAGAGCTGTCTCTGGAGGAGCTGGCAATTCAGATCGACCTCTATGACTGGTACAG GTGGCTGGGATACCTGGGCCTGCTCCTGTTCCATGTTCTGATATGTTTGCTGGTGCTCTTTGGGCTTATAAGAAACTCCAGGGCCATTCTTATGGG GGTGTGCTTGCTTGGGGTGTTTGCCCTGATTGTCAGCTGGGGATCCTTGGGTTTGGAGTTGGCTGTTGCTGTG GGCTCCAGTGACTTCTGTATTAACCCTGATGCCTATGTCTCCAAAGTGATTGAAGACAATGGAGTGCTTAGTACTG ATACTCTCCGCTATTACATTACCTGCAGCGCTGGATACCCCAACCCTTTCCAACAG AAGCTGTCGGGAAGTCACAAGGCTCTGGTGGAAATGCAAGATGATGTTATGGAACTCATGAGGTCAGCAAGCAGAGAGCACCCCACCTCCAAG GAGTATCTTACTCGGATCCAGGAGGTTTTAAATTCAACAGAGATCAACTTGCAGCAACTGACAGCTCTAGTAGACTGTCGGAGTCTGCATTTG GATTACGTCCAGGCTCTGACAGGCTTTTGCTATGATGGAGTGGAAGGCCTCATCTACCTGGTTCTCTTCTCCTTTGTCACAGCCCTCATGTTCAGTTCCATTGTGTGCAGCGTTCCACACACTTGGCAGCAAAAGAG aaGCTCAGATGATGATGGGGAAGAAGAATCAACCGCTCAAGGGAATAGACAAACACACGATAATCTTTACAGAGTGCACATGCCCAGCCTCTATAGCTGTGGGAGTAGTTATGGCAGTGAGACCAGCAttccagcagcagcacacacagtCAGCAATGCTCCCGTCACAGAGTACAT